A window of Bacteroidales bacterium contains these coding sequences:
- a CDS encoding AAA family ATPase — MLLLSQIRDAYEGQQEELRKKNLGIPRQLIRSYGTGSHIEVITGVRRCGKSTLLKQIAEKTDEKYLYFNSVLPILFLIM; from the coding sequence ATGTTGCTATTATCCCAGATACGCGATGCTTACGAAGGTCAGCAGGAAGAATTGAGGAAGAAAAACCTGGGTATCCCGAGGCAATTGATTCGTTCGTATGGAACCGGCAGCCATATTGAGGTAATTACTGGTGTACGGCGCTGCGGTAAAAGCACCCTCCTGAAACAAATAGCCGAAAAAACGGATGAAAAATATCTCTACTTCAATTCGGTTCTGCCAATTCTGTTTCTGATTATGTGA
- the dinB gene encoding DNA polymerase IV, giving the protein MDRSIVHMDLDTFFVSVERLQNSRLAGKPVIIGGTSGRSVVASCSYEARRYGVRSAMPMKMARSLCPDAVFIKGDMELYSRYSDMVTDIIAESAPVYEKASIDEHYLDLTGMDRFFGCMKWVHELRQRIIRETGLPISLGLSLNKTVSKIATGEAKPNGELEVPKPQVQPFLNPLPIQRMPMIGEKTFHTLRSMGIATIGTLSRIPPEMLAKVLGKNGIVIWERANGIDTTPVEPWSERKSISTEHTFDQDTTDVMYINNLLVSMTEKLCYELRQQQKLASCVTVKIRYSNFDTHTIQQKIPYTVFDHQLIPVVKELFSKLYQRRMLIRLVGVRFSNLINGVQQLDLFDDRPEITRLYLAVDRMRNRFGSHSVRRAAGITV; this is encoded by the coding sequence ATGGACCGGAGTATTGTGCATATGGATCTGGATACCTTCTTCGTATCGGTGGAACGGCTTCAGAACAGCCGGCTTGCGGGCAAACCGGTCATTATTGGCGGAACATCCGGCCGCAGTGTGGTTGCCAGCTGCAGTTATGAAGCCCGCCGGTACGGTGTGAGGTCGGCCATGCCCATGAAAATGGCCAGGTCGCTTTGCCCCGATGCTGTATTCATCAAAGGCGACATGGAACTGTACAGCCGTTATTCCGACATGGTAACTGACATTATTGCCGAGTCGGCTCCGGTATATGAAAAAGCTTCGATTGATGAGCATTACCTCGACCTTACCGGCATGGACCGCTTCTTTGGCTGCATGAAGTGGGTGCACGAACTGCGCCAGCGGATTATCCGTGAAACAGGTCTTCCTATTTCCCTTGGATTGTCGCTCAATAAAACCGTGTCGAAAATAGCTACCGGCGAAGCCAAACCCAACGGAGAACTCGAAGTACCAAAACCGCAGGTACAACCTTTTCTCAACCCTCTGCCCATACAGAGAATGCCGATGATCGGCGAAAAAACATTTCATACCCTTCGTTCCATGGGTATTGCCACCATCGGAACCCTCAGCCGGATTCCCCCCGAAATGCTCGCAAAGGTGCTGGGAAAAAACGGAATCGTGATCTGGGAAAGGGCCAACGGTATTGATACCACACCGGTTGAACCCTGGAGCGAAAGAAAATCCATCAGTACCGAACATACCTTTGACCAGGACACTACCGATGTTATGTATATCAATAACCTGCTGGTGAGCATGACCGAAAAACTGTGCTATGAACTGCGGCAACAGCAGAAACTTGCCTCCTGTGTAACGGTCAAAATACGGTATTCCAATTTCGATACCCATACAATCCAGCAGAAGATACCTTATACTGTATTTGATCATCAACTGATCCCTGTGGTGAAGGAATTGTTCAGTAAGCTTTACCAGCGCCGCATGCTGATCCGGCTGGTAGGGGTCCGCTTCAGCAATCTGATCAACGGGGTACAGCAACTCGACCTGTTCGACGACCGTCCCGAAATTACCCGCCTTTACCTGGCTGTTGACCGGATGCGAAACCGCTTCGGAAGCCATTCCGTAAGAAGGGCTGCCGGTATAACTGTGTAA
- a CDS encoding LexA family transcriptional regulator: protein MFFSSNIRLLRKRRNRTQDDVATALGMKRSTLSGYENGVAEPGLEALLAFSRYFRVAIDTLVAVDLSALSESQLSELERGFDVYIKGSNLRILATTVDSRNNENIEMVPEKAKAGYTTGYSDPEFISELPVFQFPLLSKNKKYRTFQISGDSMLPIPEGAWVTGEYVQDWSLIPSGTACIVFTTDGGIVFKIIENLLAQDQKIRLHSLNPMYEPYDVPVDEIREIWKFVHYISSEIPEPVLPHQQLVKTVVSLKQELSQIKEQLSKPENRE, encoded by the coding sequence ATGTTTTTCTCATCCAACATTCGCCTTCTCCGCAAGCGGAGAAACCGTACCCAGGATGATGTAGCCACCGCCCTGGGCATGAAACGATCCACCCTTAGCGGGTATGAGAACGGGGTTGCCGAACCGGGGCTTGAAGCCCTCCTTGCTTTTTCGCGTTATTTTCGGGTGGCTATTGACACGCTTGTGGCGGTTGACCTTTCTGCTCTTTCTGAAAGCCAGCTTTCGGAACTGGAACGCGGGTTTGATGTGTACATCAAAGGGTCCAATCTGCGCATACTGGCCACCACCGTTGACAGCCGCAATAACGAAAACATCGAAATGGTACCGGAAAAAGCAAAAGCAGGTTATACCACAGGGTATTCCGATCCGGAATTTATCAGCGAATTGCCGGTGTTTCAGTTTCCTCTTCTTTCAAAAAACAAGAAATACCGAACGTTTCAGATTAGCGGCGATTCCATGCTCCCCATTCCTGAAGGAGCATGGGTAACAGGCGAATATGTGCAGGACTGGAGCCTGATTCCTTCGGGTACAGCCTGTATTGTCTTTACCACCGATGGAGGAATTGTTTTCAAAATCATCGAAAACCTGCTCGCACAGGATCAGAAAATCAGGTTGCATTCGCTCAATCCAATGTACGAACCGTATGATGTTCCGGTGGATGAAATCAGGGAAATATGGAAGTTCGTTCATTACATCAGTTCCGAAATTCCTGAGCCTGTGCTTCCGCACCAGCAATTGGTTAAAACGGTTGTTTCCCTGAAGCAGGAATTGTCACAGATCAAAGAACAGCTATC